In a single window of the Campylobacter hyointestinalis subsp. lawsonii genome:
- a CDS encoding phosphatidylserine decarboxylase, with protein MDNLRAINKYGYLSISIFGVLFLLSLLSEIYEYFFGLLFLASVFIYRNPERMVEVSDDKAIFSPVDGKIISIKRTIYAGDEYLEVSIRNHLCDCGVLRSVANLKIDRTKKKNGLNLFSSSDAKNLLSNRVAYICSVINKKIVIKICSGVISRKIYYENSKELKAGARIGFIVDGKVSVLLPVDTTLKISTGDKIKACDLIGFLGEDNGK; from the coding sequence ATGGATAATTTAAGAGCGATAAACAAATATGGATATCTTTCTATATCTATATTTGGGGTGTTATTTCTTTTATCACTCTTATCTGAAATTTATGAATATTTTTTTGGTTTGCTGTTTTTGGCTTCTGTATTTATATATAGAAATCCAGAGCGTATGGTTGAAGTCAGTGATGATAAAGCGATATTTTCACCAGTTGATGGTAAGATCATATCTATAAAAAGAACTATCTATGCCGGCGATGAGTATTTAGAAGTGTCTATAAGAAACCATTTATGTGATTGTGGCGTTTTAAGATCTGTGGCAAATTTAAAAATAGATAGAACCAAAAAGAAAAATGGACTAAATTTATTTAGTAGCAGTGATGCAAAAAATTTACTTAGTAATAGAGTTGCTTATATATGTAGTGTTATAAATAAAAAAATAGTTATAAAAATATGCTCAGGCGTTATAAGCAGAAAGATCTATTATGAAAATTCAAAAGAGCTAAAAGCAGGAGCTAGGATCGGCTTTATAGTGGATGGAAAAGTTAGTGTATTGCTGCCTGTAGATACGACTTTAAAAATATCTACCGGAGATAAAATCAAGGCTTGCGATTTGATAGGTTTTTTAGGAGAAGATAATGGAAAATAA
- the pssA gene encoding CDP-diacylglycerol--serine O-phosphatidyltransferase: protein MENKPKLIYILPNLFTAASAFLGIISVLASVKGEYGKAIIYIVLSLILDGLDGRVARLTKTTSKFGVEFDSLADLVAFGVAPAMLFYFSVGHLFGRFGSLLAAVFVVFGAIRLARFNVMTGTYEPNVFIGLPIPSAAIVSAFWVGIYANYEFMRGFEWIFVIIMGGLSILMVSNVRYPSFKKVDFKRANYIKTLAVLVILFSLLYLYPLESTTTLMTIYTIYGIIRSIWARFFAKNIKLTNKENK from the coding sequence ATGGAAAATAAGCCAAAACTTATTTATATCTTACCGAATTTATTTACAGCTGCTAGTGCATTTTTAGGTATTATAAGTGTTTTGGCTTCCGTAAAAGGTGAATACGGTAAAGCTATAATTTATATAGTTTTATCTCTTATCTTAGATGGTCTTGATGGACGTGTAGCTAGGCTTACAAAAACTACTTCCAAATTTGGTGTAGAATTTGATAGTTTGGCAGATTTAGTGGCTTTTGGGGTGGCTCCAGCTATGCTATTTTACTTTAGCGTAGGGCATCTATTTGGACGTTTTGGATCTCTTTTGGCAGCAGTATTTGTCGTATTTGGCGCTATACGTTTGGCTAGGTTTAACGTGATGACTGGAACTTATGAGCCAAACGTATTTATAGGACTTCCTATACCAAGTGCAGCTATCGTTAGTGCATTTTGGGTTGGTATATATGCTAATTATGAGTTTATGCGTGGTTTTGAATGGATTTTTGTGATAATAATGGGTGGGCTTTCTATACTTATGGTCTCAAACGTACGTTATCCTAGCTTTAAAAAAGTAGATTTTAAAAGAGCAAATTATATAAAAACACTTGCAGTTCTTGTGATTTTATTTTCGCTTCTTTATCTATATCCGCTAGAAAGCACGACAACTCTTATGACTATTTATACAATTTATGGTATAATACGCTCTATTTGGGCGAGATTTTTCGCTAAAAATATTAAATTGACAAATAAGGAGAACAAATGA
- a CDS encoding 2-isopropylmalate synthase — MDKNKIIVFDTTLRDGEQSPGASMNTEEKIQIALQLERLGVDVMEAGFAAASVGDFDAINQIAKQINNIRIASLARALEKDIKAAADAIAPAKNRRIHTFIATSSIHMEHKLKMAPEEVIKRAVESVKYAKTFVDDVEFSCEDAGRSDIVFLKEICAAVVEAGATTLNLPDTVGFRMPYEIAKMIEEMVKFIGDKAIISVHNHNDLGLAVANTLASIKAGARQVECTINGLGERAGNAALEEIVMTLKTRNDEFAPLYTDIVAKEIYATSRLVASITGIEPQPNKAIVGKNAFAHESGIHQDGVLKCASTYEIIRAEDIGAEKNSLVLGKHSGRHAFKDKLINLGFDLDDSELNEAFIKFKDLCDKKKDIFDDDIRALISNEIIKIPQIYEVEKLSTSSCNKGHASAAVSIKFNDEIISDAALGNGTADAIFKVIDRISNINGELKDYKVNAVSQGKDALAKITVKVVFEGSNSATIGHGLDIDTMMASAKAYVSALNSYLSMKR, encoded by the coding sequence ATGGATAAAAATAAAATAATAGTATTTGATACTACTTTAAGAGATGGTGAGCAAAGCCCGGGTGCTTCTATGAATACGGAAGAAAAGATCCAAATAGCATTGCAACTTGAGCGTTTAGGCGTAGATGTTATGGAAGCTGGTTTTGCTGCTGCTAGTGTAGGCGATTTTGATGCTATAAATCAGATCGCAAAACAGATAAATAATATTCGTATAGCTAGTCTTGCAAGGGCTTTGGAAAAAGATATCAAAGCAGCCGCAGACGCTATAGCCCCGGCAAAAAATAGGCGTATCCACACTTTTATAGCTACAAGCTCTATCCATATGGAACATAAGCTAAAAATGGCTCCTGAAGAAGTTATTAAAAGAGCCGTTGAGTCTGTAAAATACGCAAAAACTTTTGTAGATGATGTTGAGTTTAGCTGTGAAGACGCTGGAAGAAGCGATATAGTGTTTTTAAAAGAAATTTGCGCAGCAGTCGTAGAAGCTGGAGCAACAACATTAAATTTACCAGATACAGTAGGCTTTAGAATGCCTTATGAGATAGCTAAAATGATAGAAGAAATGGTTAAATTTATAGGCGATAAAGCCATTATATCAGTGCATAATCATAATGATTTGGGTCTTGCAGTAGCAAATACTTTAGCTAGTATAAAAGCTGGAGCAAGACAGGTTGAATGCACTATAAACGGACTTGGAGAAAGAGCTGGAAATGCCGCACTTGAAGAGATAGTTATGACTTTAAAAACTAGAAATGACGAGTTTGCACCTCTTTATACAGATATTGTAGCAAAAGAGATCTATGCTACTAGTAGATTGGTTGCTAGCATAACTGGTATCGAGCCACAGCCAAATAAAGCGATCGTAGGTAAAAATGCATTTGCACATGAGAGTGGGATCCATCAAGACGGAGTTTTAAAATGCGCCTCTACTTATGAGATCATAAGAGCAGAAGATATTGGAGCTGAGAAAAATAGTTTGGTTTTAGGCAAACATAGCGGAAGACACGCATTTAAAGATAAACTTATAAATTTAGGTTTTGATCTTGATGATAGTGAATTAAATGAAGCTTTTATCAAATTTAAAGATCTATGCGATAAGAAAAAAGATATATTTGATGATGATATAAGGGCACTTATTAGCAACGAGATCATAAAAATACCACAAATTTATGAGGTAGAAAAGCTAAGTACAAGCTCTTGTAATAAAGGTCACGCTAGTGCTGCAGTTAGTATTAAATTTAACGATGAGATTATAAGCGACGCGGCTCTTGGAAATGGAACTGCTGATGCGATATTTAAAGTGATTGATAGGATAAGCAATATTAATGGTGAGCTAAAAGACTATAAAGTAAATGCGGTTTCTCAAGGTAAAGACGCACTTGCAAAAATAACTGTAAAAGTTGTGTTTGAAGGCTCAAATAGCGCTACGATCGGTCATGGACTTGATATCGATACTATGATGGCTAGTGCTAAAGCTTATGTAAGTGCCTTAAATAGCTATCTATCTATGAAAAGATGA
- a CDS encoding GTP pyrophosphokinase, producing MADEEEVVILDKDNENSIVPLEELETKEEPVVEQKVQNKKNNFFMFGLIGGGVFILFLILILVLLFKNNKSSDEAPKVELPKTTKQTEIKAFSPSKIDDMLKKANKLYESGNKFEALKIYENVAIYNEALSNYNLGVSQMNQYKFKDALESFKKAIANQENTSVSALNAAVCALELNETQLFKYYIDIANAFLASESDSSLYAYYNAIINYYKGYYIEALNILENAPTNRYYENQKNYLRAKILSYLYLDSDSIKALNKVDSYDVNLPLGLLEARRGNYEIAKKYLNKALVDEKNANLTKLAIALINLKTGEFAQAGMTLKDINENNETFASSKYPIKTALNPELFDLDIAQSNFNLNKFFSINNIYEMLFYFAPYKVFDAKQTMDYIRKGSISLFLDENNEADEYLKASRTLSKANLNLSKAIAVALDYNLREANSQLLNITKLYTNHSILHYNLALTYAQLGNFSESYKHFITSYHLDPKNHLSGVFAIVTSTMINKENKKLIAEVIENLNQEGAIEDRDMYHAIIQLTLGNKGALLDWLENDKSKNVLNIAFGSIAGYLIGKNDTSDKKTEQLKAMLPNDILVNILNFTSKFDKNNIKEYAKDIQYNFFNNKLNKESLYGGANIIRVSFTKLLQISGLLNVQRDSIKRDLELTNDNHQNIMQTLAYLDLFTNNYEEAYTIYNDLIDNYNMRDSNSLFLASVASIGANHPESAIGYLRLSKIIDPTSKESKFALGLLYQEVGNIDAAITQYLSLGDSDFKSEFFTFNLVD from the coding sequence TTGGCAGATGAAGAAGAAGTAGTTATCTTAGATAAAGACAACGAAAATAGTATCGTTCCACTCGAAGAACTTGAAACAAAAGAAGAACCAGTAGTCGAACAGAAAGTTCAAAATAAAAAAAATAATTTTTTTATGTTTGGGCTAATTGGTGGCGGAGTGTTCATTCTTTTTCTTATCTTAATCTTAGTTTTATTGTTTAAAAATAACAAATCAAGCGATGAGGCGCCAAAAGTAGAACTTCCAAAAACCACCAAGCAAACAGAGATAAAAGCATTTAGCCCATCAAAAATCGACGATATGCTAAAAAAGGCAAATAAATTATACGAAAGCGGAAATAAATTTGAAGCACTTAAAATTTATGAAAACGTAGCTATTTATAACGAAGCCTTATCAAACTACAACCTTGGTGTTTCGCAAATGAATCAATATAAATTTAAAGACGCTTTAGAATCGTTCAAAAAAGCTATAGCAAATCAAGAAAATACATCAGTAAGCGCACTAAACGCGGCTGTTTGTGCATTAGAATTAAACGAAACTCAGCTTTTTAAATATTATATAGATATAGCAAATGCATTTTTAGCAAGTGAGTCGGACTCCAGCCTTTATGCTTATTATAATGCCATTATAAACTACTACAAAGGCTACTATATCGAAGCACTAAACATACTTGAGAACGCACCTACAAACAGATATTATGAAAATCAAAAAAACTACCTAAGAGCAAAAATACTCAGCTACTTATATCTTGATAGTGATTCTATAAAAGCGCTAAATAAAGTAGATTCATATGACGTAAATTTGCCCCTTGGACTTTTAGAGGCTAGGCGTGGTAATTACGAAATCGCTAAAAAATACTTAAACAAAGCCTTGGTGGATGAAAAAAATGCGAATTTAACAAAACTTGCTATAGCGCTTATAAATTTAAAAACCGGGGAATTTGCACAAGCAGGAATGACTCTAAAGGATATAAATGAAAATAACGAAACTTTTGCATCATCAAAATACCCTATAAAAACTGCGTTAAATCCGGAGCTTTTCGACTTAGATATTGCTCAAAGCAATTTTAATCTAAACAAATTTTTTAGTATAAATAATATTTATGAAATGCTATTTTACTTTGCGCCATACAAAGTTTTTGATGCTAAGCAAACTATGGATTATATAAGAAAAGGTAGCATAAGTCTGTTTTTAGATGAAAATAACGAAGCCGATGAGTATCTAAAAGCAAGTAGAACTCTATCTAAAGCAAATTTAAATCTTTCAAAAGCTATAGCAGTGGCGCTAGATTACAACTTAAGAGAAGCAAATTCACAGCTTTTAAATATCACGAAACTATATACAAACCACTCTATACTTCACTACAATCTAGCTCTTACTTACGCACAACTTGGAAATTTTTCAGAAAGTTACAAACACTTTATCACGAGCTATCACTTAGATCCAAAAAATCATCTAAGCGGAGTTTTTGCTATCGTAACTTCTACTATGATAAATAAAGAAAATAAAAAACTTATAGCAGAAGTCATAGAAAATTTAAACCAAGAAGGTGCTATAGAAGATAGAGATATGTACCACGCCATAATCCAACTAACACTAGGAAATAAAGGTGCTTTGCTTGACTGGCTAGAAAACGATAAAAGCAAAAATGTGTTAAATATAGCTTTTGGTAGCATTGCTGGGTATTTGATAGGAAAAAATGATACGAGCGATAAAAAAACAGAGCAATTAAAAGCTATGCTACCAAATGACATTTTGGTAAATATACTTAATTTTACATCTAAATTTGATAAAAACAATATCAAAGAATACGCAAAAGATATCCAGTATAATTTTTTTAATAACAAACTAAACAAAGAGTCACTTTATGGCGGTGCTAACATAATCCGTGTAAGCTTTACGAAGCTTTTACAAATTTCTGGACTATTGAACGTACAAAGAGATAGCATAAAAAGAGATCTAGAACTTACAAACGATAATCATCAAAATATTATGCAGACATTAGCGTATTTAGATCTTTTTACAAATAATTATGAAGAAGCTTATACTATCTATAATGATCTTATCGATAACTATAATATGCGAGATTCAAATTCCTTGTTTCTAGCAAGTGTAGCTAGTATAGGTGCAAATCACCCAGAAAGTGCTATAGGATATCTAAGACTTTCAAAAATCATAGACCCTACTTCAAAAGAGAGTAAATTTGCACTAGGTCTTTTGTATCAAGAAGTAGGAAATATAGACGCTGCTATCACTCAATACTTAAGTTTGGGTGATAGCGATTTTAAAAGCGAATTTTTTACGTTCAATTTAGTAGATTGA